Proteins found in one Hevea brasiliensis isolate MT/VB/25A 57/8 chromosome 18, ASM3005281v1, whole genome shotgun sequence genomic segment:
- the LOC110649017 gene encoding CSC1-like protein ERD4, with the protein MDFSSFLTSLGTSFVIFVILMMLFTWLSRKPGNTVVYYPNRILKGLDPSEGGSRTRNPFAWIREALSSSEEDIINMSGIDSAVYFVFLSTVLSILVVSGIILLPVLLPVAATEKRLKVTNSTSEGSFNDLDKLSMGHVKEKSPRLWAFLIATYWVSFVTYYMLWKAYIHVSGLRAKALMSPEVKAEQFAVLVRDIPPPPEGQTLKEQVDSYFKSIYPETFYRSMVVTNNKEVNKIYEELEGYKKKLAHAEAIYAESKESGKPEGSRPTTKTGFLGLIGKKVDSIEYFNEKIKELVTKLEAAQKVTLRDKQQPSALVFFTSRVTAASASQSLHAQMVDTWTAMEAPEPRQLLWTNLKIKFFKRQIRQYVVYIIVALTILFYMIPIGFISALTTLDNLKKILPFLKPVVNIVAIKTVLEAYLPQIALIVFLALLPKLLLFLSKAEGIPSQSHAVRATSGKYFYFTVLNVFIGVTIGGTLFSTFKSIQKNPDSVVKLLGNGLPGNATFFLTFVALKFFVGYGLELSRVVPLIIYHLKRKYLCKTETELKEAWAPGDFGYATRVPGDMLIITIVLCYSVIAPLIIPFGVVYFGLGWLVLRNQALKVFVPSFESYGRMWPHMHTRILASLLLFQVTMFGYFGVKEFYYTPMLIPLPIISLIFVYVCSKKFYRSFCNTPLEVACRELKEVPNMEQLFRSFIPPSLNSEKLDDEQFEDALSQVSRMGSFA; encoded by the exons ATGGATTTTTCTTCCTTCTTGACCTCCTTGGGGACTTCCTTTGTAATCTTTGTGATTTTGATGATGCTTTTTACATGGCTTTCCAGAAAACCTGGAAACACTGTCGTTTATTACCCCAACCGGATCTTGAAAGGCTTGGATCCATCGGAGGGAGGGTCCAGAACTCGCAACCCTTTCGCTTGGATACGGGAAGCGTTGTCTTCCAGTGAAGAGGATATCATAAACATGTCTGGCATTGACAGTGCTGTCTATTTTGTGTTCTTGAGTACag TGTTGTCAATATTGGTTGTATCGGGCATCATTCTTCTACCAGTTCTTCTCCCTGTTGCTGCGACTGAAAAAAGATTGAAAGTCACAAATTCTACAAGTGAGGGGAGTTTCAATGATCTTGACAAGTTATCTATGGGACATGTTAAG GAGAAGAGTCCAAGGCTGTGGGCATTCCTGATTGCTACCTACTGGGTTTCTTTTGTCACCTATTACATGTTATGGAAAGCATACATACATGTTTCTGGGCTGAGAGCTAAGGCTTTAATGTCTCCAGAAGTAAAAGCAGAGCAATTCGCTGTTCTTGTTAGGGACATACCTCCTCCTCCTGAGGGCCAAACTCTAAAGGAACAGGTGGATTCATATTTTAAATCCATCTACCCTGAGACATTTTACAGATCGATGGTGGTTACAAACAATAAAGAG GTTAACAAAATTTATGAAGAGTTGGAAGGGTACAAGAAAAAGCTTGCACATGCAGAAGCCATATATGCCGAGTCCAAGGAATCAGGCAAACCAGAAGGGTCAAGACCTACCACCAAAACTGGCTTCCTTGGTCTCATTGGTAAGAAAGTAGATAGCATAGAGTACTTCAATGAGAAGATTAAGGAACTAGTCACAAAATTGGAAGCTGCACAAAAAGTTACATTACGAGACAAGCAGCAGCCTTCTGCTTTGGTCTTTTTCACCAGTAGGGTGACAGCTGCTTCTGCATCTCAGAGTCTGCATGCCCAAATGGTTGACACATGGACTGCCATGGAAGCTCCTGAGCCTCGTCAACTTTTATGGACTAATCTTAAAATTAAGTTTTTCAAGAGGCAAATACGACAGTACGTGGTATACATTATTGTGGCTCTGACCATATTGTTTTACATGATACCAATTGGGTTTATTTCTGCATTAACAACTTTGGACAATCTGAAGAAAATTCTCCCATTCCTAAAGCCAGTTGTGAACATTGTTGCAATCAAGACAGTGTTGGAAGCCTACCTTCCTCAGATTGCACTCATCGTCTTTTTGGCATTGTTGCCCAAGTTGCTTTTGTTTCTCTCCAAGGCAGAGGGAATTCCTTCACAGAGCCATGCAGTAAGGGCTACGTCTGGAAAGTACTTTTATTTCactgttttgaatgtttttattgGAGTTACAATCGGTGGAACCTTGTTCAGTACATTCAAGAGCATTCAGAAGAATCCAGATTCTGTAGTTAAATTGCTAGGAAACGGCCTCCCTGGCAATGCAACTTTCTTTCTTACCTTTGTGGCCCTGAA GTTCTTTGTTGGATATGGACTTGAGCTTTCACGTGTGGTTCCTCTAATCATTTATCATCTGAAAAGGAAGTACCTTTGCAAGACTGAAACTGAGTTGAAAGAGGCTTGGGCTCCTGGAGATTTTGGATATGCAACCAGAGTTCCTGGTGACATGCTTATCATCACAATTGTCCTCTGCTACTCTGTCATAGCTCCTCTGATTAtcccatttggagttgtgtacttTGGCCTGGGATGGCTTGTTTTACGAAATCAG GCACTTAAAGTCTTTGTTCCATCCTTTGAGAGCTATGGAAGGATGTGGCCCCATATGCATACACGAATCCTTGCTTCTCTGTTATTGTTCCAAGTCACAATGTTTGGTTACTTTGGGGTGAAGGAATTCTATTATACTCCAATGCTGATTCCGCTTCCCATAATTTCCTTGATCTTCGTCTATGTTTGTTCGAAGAAATTCTACCGCTCTTTTTGTAACACACCTCTTGAAGTTGCTTGCCGTGAGCTGAAGGAAGTTCCTAACATGGAACAACTCTTCAGATCCTTCATCCCACCAAGCTTGAACTCTGAGAAGCTCGACGATGAGCAGTTCGAAGATGCATTATCGCAAGTTTCAAGAATGGGATCATTTGCTTGA
- the LOC110649019 gene encoding hydroxyproline O-galactosyltransferase GALT2, giving the protein MKRLKSEPPSGRRCKLSHFLLGIGALYLVFLAFKFPHFLEIAAMLSGDDSYVGLDAAAAEDMDDSDLSKPIFSSVYKDTFHRKLEDNQNQNAPRMPSKEPLEEVKEVSKPIKPLRHRYGRITGEIMRRRNRTSDLSMLERLADEAWTLGLRAWKEVENYDGKELAQNSVFEGKSESCPSWASMSGEELAGGDKMMFLPCGLAAGSSITVVGTPHYAHEEYVPQLARLRRGDGIVKVSQFMIELQGLKVVDGEDPPKILHLNPRLRGDWSKRPIIEHNTCYRMQWGTAQRCDGLPSKNDEDMLVDGFMRCEKWMRNDIVDSKESKTTSWFKRFIGREQKPEVTWPFPFVEGRLFILTLRAGVDGYHINVGGRHVTSFPYRPGFTIEDATGLAIKGDVDIHSVYATSLPSTHPSFSPQRVLEMSEKWKALPLPKSPIQLFIGILSTTNHFAERMAVRKTWMQSSPIKSSNVVVRFFVALSPRKEVNAVLKKEASYFGDIVILPFMDRYELVVLKTVAICEFGVQNVSTAYIMKCDDDTFVRVDTVLKEINAISTKKSLYMGNLNLLHRPLRTGKWAVTFEEWPHVVYPPYANGPGYVISSDIAKFVVAQHGNRSLRLFKMEDVSMGMWVEQFNSSKPVQYSHNWKFCQYGCMENYYTAHYQSPRQMICLWDKLARGGAHCCNFR; this is encoded by the exons ATGAAGAGGTTAAAAAGTGAACCTCCTAGTGGGAGGAGGTGTAAATTGTCACATTTCTTGCTGGGTATAGGAGCATTATACTTGgtttttttagcatttaaatttccacaCTTTTTAGAGATTGCAGCAATGTTGAGTGGAGATGACAGTTATGTTGGATTGGATGCGGCTGCAgcagaagatatggatgattcgGATTTAAGCAAACCAATTTTCAGTTCTGTTTATAAGGATACATTCCACCGGAAGTTGGAAGATAACCAAAACCAAAATGCACCAAGGATGCCTAGTAAGGAACCTTTGGAAGAAGTAAAAGAAGTGTCTAAGCCTATAAAACCTCTTCGGCATCGATATGGTCGGATAACAGGTGAAATTATGAGACGAAGGAATAGAACCAGTGATTTATcaatgcttgagagactagcaGATGAGGCCTGGACTTTGGGTTTGAGGGCATGGAAAGAAGTAGAGAATTATGATGGAAAGGAGCTTGCACAAAATTCTGTATTTGAGGGGAAGTCTGAGTCATGCCCCTCATGGGCATCCATGAGCGGGGAGGAATTGGCTGGGGGGGATAAGATGATGTTCCTTCCATGTGGTTTAGCTGCAGGTTCTTCTATAACAGTGGTGGGAACACCTCATTATGCACATGAGGAGTATGTGCCTCAGCTAGCTAGGTTGAGGCGTGGTGATGGAATTGTTAAAGTTTCACAGTTTATGATTGAGTTGCAAGGGCTAAAGGTAGTTGATGGGGAGGATCCACCAAAGATTCTACATTTGAATCCTCGGTTAAGAGGAGATTGGAGTAAGCGACCGATTATTGAGCATAACACCTGCTATAGGATGCAATGGGGGACAGCTCAGAGGTGTGATGGTTTGCCATCCAAAAATGATGAAGACATGCTGG TTGATGGATTTATGAGATGTGAGAAATGGATGCGGAATGACATTGTCGATTCAAAAGAGTCCAAGACAACTTCATGGTTCAAGAGATTCATAGGGCGCGAACAGAAGCCAGAAGTGACCTGGCCGTTTCCTTTTGTGGAGGGAAGATTGTTTATCTTGACATTGCGTGCAGGTGTTGATGGCTATCATATTAATGTTGGGGGTCGGCATGTCACCTCATTTCCATATCGTCCG GGATTTACCATTGAAGACGCAACAGGATTAGCAATCAAAGGAGATGTGGACATTCATTCAGTTTATGCCACCTCTCTTCCTAGTACTCATCCAAGTTTCTCTCCTCAAAGGGTGTTGGAAATGTCGGAGAAGTGGAAAGCTCTTCCTTTACCAAAGAGTCCTATTCAACTTTTCATTGGGATTCTTTCTACTACAAATCACTTCGCAGAACGTATGGCAGTGAGAAAAACTTGGATGCAATCATCACCAATCAAGTCTTCAAATGTAGTAGTTCGTTTCTTTGTTGCTTTG AGCCCCAGGAAGGAAGTGAATGCAGTGTTGAAGAAAGAGGCTTCTTACTTTGGTGATATTGTGATATTGCCATTTATGGATCGCTATGAACTTGTGGTTCTTAAAACTGTTGCTATTTGTGAGTTCGGT GTTCAGAATGTTTCTACTGCATATATCATGAAATGTGATGACGACACATTTGTTAGGGTGGACACTGTCTTGAAAGAAATTAATGCCATCTCTACCAAAAAGTCTCTTTATATGGGCAATCTCAACCTGTTACATCGACCTCTGAGAACTGGAAAATGGGCAGTCACTTTTGAG GAGTGGCCACATGTAGTATATCCTCCTTATGCCAATGGGCCTGGATATGTAATTTCCAGTGATATTGCTAAATTTGTCGTTGCTCAACATGGCAACCGAAGCCTCCGG CTTTTCAAGATGGAAGATGTCAGTATGGGAATGTGGGTTGAACAATTCAACAGCTCGAAGCCTGTCCAGTACTCCCACAACTGGAAATTTTGTCAGTACGGATGCATGGAGAACTATTACACAGCACATTATCAATCCCCTAGACAGATGATCTGTCTGTGGGACAAGTTGGCTAGAGGTGGGGCTCATTGCTGCAACTTCAGATGA